The following nucleotide sequence is from Apium graveolens cultivar Ventura chromosome 4, ASM990537v1, whole genome shotgun sequence.
GAACGTTAGTTTTAATCAATTCAGTGGCTCATTAAATTTTCAGCAGGCTAAGTTTACTAGTCTCAAAAAACTTGATGTCGCTAATAATTCTCTCACTGGCTATATCCCTGTTTTTGAGGCCTGCATTAATCTTCAATATCTAGACCTCTCGAACAATTGGCTTAGTGGACACATCCCAGAAGAACTTAGGCATTGCCCTTCGTTGGAAGTAGTGATTCTGAACAGTAATAATTTGACAGGAAATATACTTAACCAAGTCAATGGCTCTTTAGATTTTGTGCGGGCTAACCTGTCTAAACTCATGAAACTGGATGTCGCTTATAATTTTTTCACTGGATCCATACCTGTTTTCAAGAATTGCGACAATCTACAGTATCTAGACTTCTCCAACAACTTTTTCAATGGACATATTCCAGAAGAACTTGGAGACTGCACTTCTTTGGTGTCTTTGAGTTTAAATAGTAACAATTTAACCGGGAGCATACCTGATAAATTTCAATGTCTGTTACATTTAACTTACTTGAACCTCTCGCACAACCATTTTTCCAAAATAATCCCACCCACAAATTTCCCATATAAGCTCCACAAATGTCATAATGGTGAATTGACTTCCCACAGGAGAATGTCAGTCTTGCCCGTCCTTTACATAGTCCTTCCCCTTACCATCGGTCTTTCCCTACTGTTACTAGCCTTCGTGTACTTTGGTCGACCTACCCGTGCAGCAAATCAAAACAAAATGAATGTGAGGAATGGAGATATGTTTTCAGTATGGAACTTTGATGGAAACGTCGCATATGAGGATATCATAAGAGCAACAAATAATTTTGACATCAAATACTGCATAGGAACTGGTGGCTATGGAAGTGTATACGAAGCCAGGTTACCGAGTGGTAAGATTGTGGCGCTCAAGAAACTTCATCGCCGGGAAGCCGAGGATCCAGCTTTTGACAGAAGTTTTAGAAATGAGGTGCATGTGTTGTCAAATATAAGACACAAGAATATCGTGAAACTCTATGGTTTCTGCTTGCACAACCGATGCATGTTTCTTGTTTACGAGTATATGAAGAAGGGAAGTTTATTTTGTGCCTTGAGAAATGAGGCCCATGCTGTGGAATTAGATTGGACTAAGAGGGTAGACATTGTAAAAGGTATAGCGCATGCTTTATCTTACATGCACCATGACTGCACTCCACCTATAGTTCATCGAGACATATCAAGTAATAACATTCTTTTGAACTCTAAAATGGAGGCATTTGTAGCTGACTTTGGTGCATCAAGGTTTCTAGACCCTAATTCATCAAATCAAACTATGATTGCAGGCACTCTTGGTTATATTGCTCCAGGTTAATTCTTCATCTCATCATTTTCATTTTTTACTCGAAATTTCTACCTTGCAGATATATACTGTAAACTTGAAATGTTCTCTAAATTCTAAATCTACAGAGCTTGCATACACGATGACTGTGACTGAAAAATGTGATGTGTATAGTTTTGGAGTGGTGGCATTAGAAATTATGATGGGAAGCCATCCAGGAGACTTCATCTCATCATTCACAAATAGCAAATCCACTCAAACTAGATCGTTGAATGATATATTGGACACTCGCCTCCCACGTCCAACCAGAGAGCAAGAACTAGACATTATTCTTGTTTTAAAGCAAGCATTTGCGTGTTTATGTTCAAAACCCAAATTTAGGCCATCTATGATTACTTTATCTCAGGATTTCTTCCAAACCCCGAAGATAATGGCCGGGGATTCTATCTACACCACTTCAATTGAAGAAGTTATTAATTACTCTACTATTGTATGATAAAGCATGATAACAAGTAATGTGATCCGGTTCTAGACATTTATGCATGTCGTTATTCTTgtatatttcctgaaaaccttATGACTGTATAGAGTCTTATGTTTCAGCCATCTGTGATTGGTTTATTACAGAAGCTTTCATAAACTTCAAAGATAGTTGTAAATTCTATCTATGACAATTTTTTAAATTCAGAAATTTCGTTCAAATGGGACCGTGAATGTACAGTAATTGTATGGTGCCCAGGGCTGGTCTTAGGCTCATGCACTAAGGACTAAGGTGTTTCCTATTGATAATGTGCATCGTTATCCATGGGTGCCGTTTGAGGGAATTTAGGGGTTCGTCCATTAGCTTAAAAAAATTGACGGGTCGCCGTGATACTGGTCCGAAAGTTCAACACAAGAAGTCATGGGTTGGTGTATTAACAAAACAATTTATAAACATCATTGTAACTGGAGTCGCATCCACTGCAATGAGGCAGGTAAAATCGTTTCTATAGTTCTCCAAGGGACTCTTATAAGGGATGAGCTTGGAAAACTCGACTTTTGATCCTTCCCGTACCTCGAAGTATTTGATCTTTCCTACTGCGAGCTTACTGGAAGCTTACCTTACCGGATTGGCATGCTTTCAGAACTTAACTGTCTGTCCCTCAGTGTAAACAATCTCACAGGTAAGATACCTTCTTCCCTGGTTAATCTCACTCAACTACAGCTGCTTGATCTATCTAGAAATGATTTTAGT
It contains:
- the LOC141718131 gene encoding uncharacterized protein LOC141718131, which codes for MVSSSWINYVLLLLVLRLAMVEAGNNSSSSLVETTRETEREALLSTGWWENQISSANTCNWIGITCSKAGRVISIDLSSKEIYITGELGKLNFSSFPYLQTLDLSGRGLTGSIPYQIGILSKLKRLSLQYNDLTGNLPSSLVNLSQLQVLDVNTNDLRGSIPSGISSFKNLLFLHLGYNKLTGVIPPGLGNLSNLVTLYLQGNKFTGMLPSSLVNLTKLQMLQVSDNDLSGSFPSGVSSFENLVYLDFEYNKFTGFIPWELGKLSNLVSIKLQNNNFNGTLPSSLVNLTQLQMLDVSGNALSGSIPSGISSLKNLFYLDLDNNKLTGFIPWELGNQSNLVSLYLGENQLTGTIPSAFGSLTKLKIMDLHHNCLTGKLPSSLVNLTQLQVLDFSKNYLSGFIPLELGNLRDLDTLDLGQNNLTGSIPSELGSLGNLSHLNVSFNQFSGSLNFQQAKFTSLKKLDVANNSLTGYIPVFEACINLQYLDLSNNWLSGHIPEELRHCPSLEVVILNSNNLTGNILNQVNGSLDFVRANLSKLMKLDVAYNFFTGSIPVFKNCDNLQYLDFSNNFFNGHIPEELGDCTSLVSLSLNSNNLTGSIPDKFQCLLHLTYLNLSHNHFSKIIPPTNFPYKLHKCHNGELTSHRRMSVLPVLYIVLPLTIGLSLLLLAFVYFGRPTRAANQNKMNVRNGDMFSVWNFDGNVAYEDIIRATNNFDIKYCIGTGGYGSVYEARLPSGKIVALKKLHRREAEDPAFDRSFRNEVHVLSNIRHKNIVKLYGFCLHNRCMFLVYEYMKKGSLFCALRNEAHAVELDWTKRVDIVKGIAHALSYMHHDCTPPIVHRDISSNNILLNSKMEAFVADFGASRFLDPNSSNQTMIAGTLGYIAPELAYTMTVTEKCDVYSFGVVALEIMMGSHPGDFISSFTNSKSTQTRSLNDILDTRLPRPTREQELDIILVLKQAFACLCSKPKFRPSMITLSQDFFQTPKIMAGDSIYTTSIEEVINYSTIV